From the Borrelia puertoricensis genome, one window contains:
- a CDS encoding cation diffusion facilitator family transporter yields the protein MIKIINNKNINKCTNLKLASLKKDEIYIAYTENNVEMVSYLKAKIQNKEIKINNFYIDQNFKAEGIERVLINNLIYYGKKNKLQKILCKINDIKEELKNLGFENNNNIYEKDLTYEIKKNTLIIRIGLISVLAEVASITSKLTVGILFNSFALTADALHVTSDFILSTITYFSLKITNRPETIYYPYGYKKMENLIAFIIGLIIIISGFTIFLSTTGLNKLMNFRSESGLHIHNHGYDHQEYDHYHEDKKNILEIFSNNSLKKSIWIPLIPFIFFLVKIIEHLVKFQIGKRYNNYLLLALSSSDKNCIFSHGGTTLSLLLANYVWTGFDKIISICISFIMIKEGLHVIINNANKLLSKQNIDLKRKIKNTLKNINVNFKELNFFHQGNDLNLHVKLDLSYENDLKSLIQKTEKIKYTIKKYHKEICEIYILI from the coding sequence ATGATCAAGATAATCAACAATAAAAACATCAATAAATGCACTAACTTAAAACTTGCAAGCTTAAAAAAAGATGAAATTTACATAGCTTACACAGAAAATAATGTCGAAATGGTTTCATACCTAAAAGCCAAAATACAAAATAAAGAGATTAAAATTAATAATTTCTATATTGATCAAAATTTTAAAGCAGAGGGAATAGAAAGAGTACTCATTAATAACCTAATTTATTATGGTAAAAAAAATAAATTACAAAAAATCTTATGCAAAATTAATGACATAAAAGAAGAACTTAAAAACCTAGGATTTGAAAATAACAATAATATATACGAAAAAGACTTAACTTATGAAATAAAAAAAAATACACTTATAATAAGAATAGGACTTATCTCAGTATTAGCAGAAGTAGCATCAATAACATCTAAACTTACTGTTGGAATTCTTTTTAACTCGTTTGCACTCACCGCAGATGCACTTCACGTTACATCTGATTTTATCCTATCCACAATTACTTATTTTAGTTTAAAAATTACAAATCGGCCTGAAACAATTTATTATCCTTATGGATATAAAAAAATGGAAAACTTGATAGCATTTATCATAGGATTAATCATCATAATCTCAGGATTTACAATATTTCTAAGCACAACAGGACTGAACAAATTAATGAACTTCAGAAGTGAATCTGGATTACATATTCATAATCATGGATATGATCACCAGGAATATGATCATTATCACGAAGATAAAAAAAATATATTAGAAATATTTTCAAATAATTCTTTAAAAAAAAGCATTTGGATACCATTAATACCCTTTATATTTTTCTTAGTCAAGATAATCGAACATTTGGTAAAATTTCAAATCGGAAAAAGGTATAACAACTATTTGCTTTTAGCATTATCATCATCTGATAAGAATTGCATATTCTCTCATGGAGGAACCACATTAAGTTTATTACTTGCAAATTATGTATGGACAGGATTTGATAAAATAATATCTATATGTATTAGTTTTATAATGATCAAAGAAGGACTACACGTAATCATAAATAATGCTAATAAGCTCCTTTCAAAACAAAACATAGACTTAAAAAGGAAAATAAAAAACACATTAAAAAATATTAATGTAAATTTCAAAGAACTCAACTTCTTTCATCAAGGAAATGACTTAAATCTCCATGTCAAACTAGACTTAAGCTATGAAAATGACTTAAAAAGTTTGATACAAAAAACAGAAAAAATAAAATACACTATAAAAAAATATCATAAAGAAATATGTGAAATATACATATTAATATAA
- the cdd gene encoding cytidine deaminase: protein MKDNEQNAIVKAFQLAEAARNNAYSPYSKFKVGACIKTKDNLFFQGSNVENASFGATRCAEQVAIMNMISSVGIQKIDFILITTTPASVPCAICRQVMSEFFEENTKILMTDPNQFNATKTISQTYTLKDLIKIPFNKKELSRILEANQET from the coding sequence ATGAAAGATAATGAACAAAATGCAATTGTAAAAGCATTTCAATTGGCGGAAGCTGCAAGAAATAATGCATATTCACCATATTCAAAATTTAAAGTAGGAGCCTGTATTAAAACTAAAGACAATTTATTTTTTCAAGGTTCAAATGTTGAAAACGCAAGTTTTGGAGCAACTCGTTGTGCAGAACAAGTCGCAATAATGAACATGATATCATCTGTTGGTATACAAAAAATAGATTTTATATTAATCACAACAACTCCAGCAAGTGTTCCATGTGCAATATGTCGTCAAGTAATGTCAGAATTTTTCGAAGAAAATACCAAAATATTAATGACAGATCCTAACCAATTTAACGCCACTAAAACAATCTCACAAACTTATACACTTAAAGATTTAATTAAAATACCATTCAACAAAAAAGAGTTATCAAGAATACTTGAGGCAAATCAGGAAACATAA
- a CDS encoding DHH family phosphoesterase, with product MIDVIEFIKKYNNFIIIGHKDPDFDCIGSSLALASFLSRIGKRVIMLNEGPFLRKEIIPFKDKFLSKWPDVNSSDYAVIILDCSIFDRIGDEFGFYVKDMPILVIDHHASGDKLDVPGYIDPFSPSTTFLVEKLIRKFGYEVTKEEAWYILVGFCTDTGFFRFISRSDPEPFEMVARLISKGLSLKDVYNYIESVKSLTSIDILSVMLNNLKAYFDGKVLLTILPFNSKKDNNVSGVNELFYALLSNVEDNEILIILKETEDGSILVGLRSREYFDVGELAKYFGGGGHKHASGFKIKNSSLNFLESQIIAYIKDAMKV from the coding sequence ATGATAGATGTTATTGAATTTATTAAAAAATATAATAATTTTATTATTATTGGGCATAAGGATCCTGATTTTGATTGTATTGGCTCGTCTTTAGCTTTAGCTTCTTTTTTGTCTAGAATAGGTAAAAGGGTCATCATGTTAAATGAAGGTCCTTTTTTGAGAAAGGAAATAATTCCTTTTAAAGATAAGTTTTTATCTAAATGGCCAGATGTTAATTCTTCAGATTATGCTGTTATTATTTTAGATTGCTCCATATTTGATCGAATTGGAGATGAGTTTGGTTTTTATGTAAAAGATATGCCTATTCTTGTTATTGATCATCATGCATCGGGTGATAAGTTGGATGTTCCTGGATATATTGATCCTTTTTCTCCTTCAACTACTTTTTTGGTTGAGAAATTAATTAGAAAATTTGGGTATGAGGTTACTAAAGAGGAAGCATGGTATATTTTGGTTGGATTTTGTACAGATACAGGATTTTTTAGATTTATTTCAAGAAGTGATCCTGAACCTTTTGAAATGGTGGCTAGACTTATCTCTAAAGGTTTAAGTCTTAAGGATGTTTATAATTATATTGAATCTGTTAAGAGTTTAACCTCAATAGATATTCTTAGTGTGATGTTAAATAATCTTAAAGCTTATTTCGATGGAAAAGTATTGCTTACTATTTTGCCTTTCAATTCTAAGAAGGATAATAATGTTAGTGGTGTTAATGAACTTTTTTATGCGCTTCTTTCTAATGTTGAGGATAATGAAATATTAATTATTTTAAAAGAGACAGAAGATGGTTCTATTTTGGTGGGGCTTCGTTCTAGAGAATATTTTGATGTGGGTGAGCTTGCAAAGTATTTTGGGGGAGGGGGACATAAGCATGCTAGTGGATTTAAGATTAAAAATAGTTCTTTAAATTTTTTAGAGAGTCAAATAATCGCATACATCAAAGATGCTATGAAGGTTTAA
- a CDS encoding glycoside hydrolase family 3 N-terminal domain-containing protein translates to MDDKELLGQMFMISYPKEQITKFVLNFIKERNLGGIKIFGWNAKNLQMLIESINKAQSMSQNNRFKIPLFIATDQEGGWTQHIKLKTSKTIGNLGITATLSPNDSYLTGYHIASELRQLGINLNFAPITDIYSNEENFTIGPRTYSNNPQIVSLFALAFYKGQKQAGIISTAKHFPGHGNTVVDSHIKMPIINSNLREMQSNELLPYKILIQEDIPMIMSGHLAYPMITNGKEIPASSSMKIIKELLRKKLKYDNLIITDDLLMNAVRYNNESIYDTIERIIRTETDILLISLNENIQNNAYNKLLSLMQKNSEIRENIIKSNKRILRIKLEYLKERKNETEIYSNHKKVQAVPTKETKNFFEQSTLRGITKIKLSKQVSKHKKTLLISPYNTMIKEGKKIFQNSSGYYYDYYPLNNISPTKLKEIKKLIEKHEQVIFNLSTPASQQYIENLKEYKDKISIIISLTPQLIKNIDWIQNIVIVYGTTTLSFKSGFLTLTEDFNPKGKNPLINFKPS, encoded by the coding sequence ATGGATGATAAAGAATTATTGGGACAAATGTTCATGATAAGTTACCCAAAAGAACAAATAACAAAATTTGTACTAAACTTCATCAAAGAGAGAAATTTAGGGGGAATTAAAATCTTTGGATGGAATGCCAAAAACTTACAGATGCTAATAGAAAGTATAAATAAAGCACAATCGATGTCCCAAAACAATAGATTTAAAATACCTTTATTTATAGCAACTGATCAAGAAGGTGGATGGACACAACACATAAAACTCAAAACATCAAAAACAATAGGAAATCTTGGAATCACAGCTACTCTATCACCAAACGATTCTTACCTTACAGGATATCACATAGCAAGTGAGCTAAGACAACTTGGAATCAATCTAAATTTTGCACCCATAACAGACATTTACAGCAATGAGGAAAATTTTACAATAGGACCAAGGACATATTCAAATAATCCGCAAATAGTCTCTCTTTTTGCTTTAGCCTTTTACAAAGGACAAAAACAAGCAGGAATAATTTCAACAGCAAAACACTTCCCCGGACATGGAAATACTGTTGTTGATTCTCACATAAAAATGCCAATAATAAACTCAAATTTAAGAGAAATGCAATCAAATGAATTATTGCCATATAAAATATTAATACAAGAAGATATTCCAATGATTATGAGCGGACATCTAGCATATCCAATGATTACAAATGGCAAAGAAATACCTGCATCATCTTCAATGAAAATCATAAAGGAACTACTTAGAAAAAAGTTGAAATATGATAATTTAATAATAACAGATGATTTATTAATGAATGCAGTAAGATATAACAATGAAAGCATTTATGACACAATTGAAAGAATTATCAGAACTGAAACTGATATTTTATTAATATCACTAAACGAAAACATACAAAACAACGCTTACAATAAACTATTAAGTCTCATGCAAAAAAATAGTGAAATAAGAGAAAATATCATTAAATCTAACAAGAGAATACTTAGAATAAAGCTAGAATACCTAAAAGAAAGAAAAAATGAAACTGAAATTTATTCAAATCATAAAAAAGTTCAAGCAGTACCTACCAAGGAAACTAAAAATTTTTTTGAACAAAGTACATTAAGAGGAATAACTAAAATAAAGTTATCAAAACAAGTATCAAAGCACAAAAAAACACTTTTAATATCACCTTATAACACAATGATTAAAGAAGGGAAAAAAATATTCCAAAACAGTTCCGGATATTACTATGACTATTATCCCTTAAACAACATAAGCCCCACAAAACTGAAAGAGATAAAAAAGCTAATTGAAAAACACGAACAAGTTATATTTAATCTCTCAACACCCGCTAGTCAACAATACATAGAAAACTTAAAAGAATATAAAGACAAAATAAGTATAATTATATCGCTTACACCCCAACTTATTAAAAACATAGACTGGATACAAAATATAGTAATAGTATACGGAACAACAACACTGTCTTTTAAATCTGGATTCCTCACTTTAACAGAGGATTTTAATCCAAAAGGAAAAAACCCCTTAATAAACTTTAAACCTTCATAG
- a CDS encoding DJ-1 family glyoxalase III — MRVAIVLANGFEEIEAIIPMDILKRGGVDLRVISLNDDKVVSGSRGFTFYADEKISDYSEDHFDLIILPGGMPGAINLFESKDLDKILKNMNLQGKLIAAICASPAIVLSAKGLLGTNKFTCYPGFENDITDGEFVDENVVISNNFITSKGIGTAFEFAFTLLKIVKGERVLEDIKKQVLL, encoded by the coding sequence ATGAGAGTGGCAATTGTGCTTGCGAATGGTTTTGAAGAAATTGAAGCTATAATTCCTATGGATATTTTAAAACGAGGTGGTGTTGATCTAAGAGTTATCAGTTTGAATGATGATAAGGTTGTTTCAGGTTCTAGAGGGTTTACTTTTTATGCTGATGAGAAAATATCAGATTATAGTGAGGACCATTTTGATTTAATAATACTTCCTGGAGGAATGCCTGGTGCTATCAATCTTTTTGAATCTAAAGATTTAGATAAGATTTTAAAAAATATGAACTTACAAGGCAAGTTAATTGCAGCCATTTGTGCATCTCCAGCAATTGTGCTTTCTGCAAAGGGACTTTTAGGTACAAATAAATTTACGTGTTATCCTGGATTTGAAAATGATATTACTGATGGTGAATTTGTGGATGAGAATGTTGTTATTAGTAATAATTTTATTACTTCTAAGGGTATTGGTACAGCTTTTGAATTCGCTTTTACTTTGCTTAAGATTGTTAAGGGAGAGAGGGTTCTTGAAGATATCAAGAAGCAAGTTTTACTTTAA
- a CDS encoding acetate kinase, protein MKILTINTGSSSLKFTLYKNTQTLVSGTIEKIKTKKSIIKIKTKNDLLEKTDKHIKSHKEALKQMIRILTNKKLKIIENPDEIKGIGHRIVHGGPNFKNSTILNTNTLSELKKLSKFAPLHNPTAIKVIEITLKIFPNAKQVLCFDTSWHKTIKENAFLYATPYSWYKDYNIRKYGFHGLSYSYITTRVATILNKPKEDLNLIILHLGNGSSINAVKKGLSYDTSMGLTPLEGLVMGTRSGDIDPAIIPLMSKLLNKTPKKIEEILNKKSGMLGISLKSNDLRDIWEGVKNNEYNSKLAVEIMAYRIKKYIGSYLAVLDFNIDAIIFTAGIGVTDYGIRELSLKGFEKIGIEIDPQKNNLARDKHTESDISSEKSKTKILVIPTNEELTILEDTYNLITKPL, encoded by the coding sequence ATGAAAATATTAACAATTAACACAGGAAGTTCTTCATTAAAATTTACACTTTATAAAAATACACAAACACTAGTATCTGGAACAATCGAAAAAATAAAAACAAAAAAATCAATAATCAAAATTAAGACCAAAAATGACTTACTAGAAAAAACAGATAAACACATCAAATCACACAAAGAAGCATTAAAACAAATGATTAGAATATTAACAAACAAAAAATTAAAAATCATAGAAAATCCAGACGAAATTAAAGGCATAGGACACAGAATTGTACATGGAGGTCCAAATTTTAAAAATTCAACAATACTTAACACAAATACCTTAAGCGAACTAAAGAAGCTATCCAAGTTTGCACCTCTTCACAATCCAACTGCAATAAAAGTCATAGAAATAACACTTAAAATATTTCCAAATGCAAAACAAGTTTTATGTTTTGACACATCATGGCACAAAACCATAAAGGAAAATGCATTTTTATACGCCACACCATATTCTTGGTATAAAGACTATAATATCAGAAAATATGGATTTCACGGTTTATCATACTCATATATAACAACAAGAGTTGCAACAATACTTAACAAACCTAAAGAGGATCTAAACTTAATAATACTACACCTAGGCAATGGTTCAAGCATCAATGCAGTTAAAAAAGGATTATCTTACGATACAAGCATGGGTCTTACCCCTCTTGAAGGACTTGTAATGGGAACAAGAAGTGGAGATATAGATCCTGCAATTATCCCTTTAATGAGCAAACTTTTAAATAAAACTCCAAAAAAAATCGAAGAAATTCTTAACAAGAAAAGTGGTATGCTTGGCATATCTCTTAAGTCAAATGATCTAAGAGACATTTGGGAAGGAGTAAAAAATAATGAATATAACTCTAAACTTGCAGTCGAAATAATGGCTTATAGAATAAAAAAATACATTGGATCTTACCTTGCAGTACTTGATTTTAATATTGATGCAATAATTTTCACAGCCGGCATTGGTGTTACAGATTATGGAATAAGAGAGTTATCACTAAAAGGCTTTGAAAAAATTGGCATAGAAATTGATCCTCAAAAGAATAATTTAGCAAGAGACAAACATACAGAATCCGACATCTCAAGTGAAAAAAGTAAAACAAAAATACTTGTAATACCAACAAATGAAGAATTAACCATACTTGAAGATACCTACAATTTAATTACAAAACCTTTATAA
- the mfd gene encoding transcription-repair coupling factor, with protein sequence MNIEKELTARLNDNQNLKKIQQLIEKNIPFTIVGHEGFFKAFLINKIKEYSSSNQIILIVKNESISDELKDDLMQITDNIYELNYFSPLIYKDIGSKSKIFIKRVKFLINFYENNSGIYIVSLKSLLSKIPTKENLFKNIYKIQTDTIINIENLESKLIKLGYEKTMRVTLPGEFTIKDEIIDIHSFNKTEPIRISVEIDKIKEIKYFNPLTQLKKGNSISKFDIIPKKEIIWNNENINKLKHHLKENEYKKLFEQIETKYNARAEEIFYPLIGDTYLSQEINEDTPIVNLEIPNLQEEIKKIYKEYEKLYSQAIKSGKKTIAPKEIFINLNDLKLKTNIFIVKTPANITTKELIKFNIESERKFFSNITLAKEEIQNWLNNGFKVIIAAESNSQKEKLKYIFKDLTKIKIEVLKISSSLIINKEKIAIILESDIFNRRQKINKAFESSKTKIIDSFTEVEKNSHVVHINHGIGIFRQIKRIKTSLLEKDYIEIEYADNEKLFIPIEQTHLIQRYIGNETQNIKLDKISSKTWEKKKAYANKRIDAIADKLVELYVKRESTKGFQYPQDNEWQLLFESEFPYDETPDQLTAISEIKKDMMSLKVMDRLLCGDVGFGKTEVAMRAAFKAVMGKKQVAILSPTTILTEQHFNTFKQRFKNFPINIEMMSRFIKKSKERDIIKKLETGKIDIIIGTHKILSKKIIYKNLGLIIIDEEQRFGVKEKEKLKEIKISVDCLSLSATPIPRSLHMSLIKLRDISILKTPPQNRIKIETYVEEFSELLIKHAIENELSRDGQVFFVHHNIQELDLIKAMLEKMVPYARIATIHARLQGDQIENIMHDFINKSYQVLLATTIIENGIDIENANTIIINNANRFGLAQLYQLRGRVGRSSQQAFAYFLYKENSSLNESAIERLRAISEFSELGTGFQIAMKDMEIRGVGNLLGPEQHGDIESIGLDYYLTMLNKAIEKRMGKNSKEDEITIEINYNGFIPDSYINNEQDKISIYKKISRVQNEEENNKIRADIYDQFGPIPKELNNLLILSELKLLAKKLNITRLTEKNGLLEIEYLNTKSIPAEKIMQIIKDNPTTLQINPEYKNSVFLNLKHVKESEKINCIYKNLNLLL encoded by the coding sequence ATGAATATAGAAAAAGAATTAACTGCCAGATTAAATGACAATCAAAATCTAAAAAAAATACAACAACTTATTGAAAAAAATATACCCTTTACAATAGTAGGACATGAAGGATTTTTTAAAGCTTTCTTAATCAACAAAATAAAGGAATACAGCAGTAGCAATCAAATTATATTAATAGTTAAAAACGAAAGTATCTCCGATGAACTCAAAGATGATTTAATGCAAATTACAGATAACATATATGAACTTAACTATTTCAGTCCCCTTATATATAAAGACATCGGTTCAAAAAGTAAAATCTTTATAAAACGAGTAAAATTTTTAATCAATTTTTATGAAAATAATTCTGGGATCTACATTGTTTCACTAAAATCCCTACTTAGCAAAATTCCTACAAAAGAAAATTTATTTAAAAATATTTATAAAATTCAGACAGACACGATAATAAACATAGAAAATCTTGAAAGTAAACTTATAAAACTAGGATATGAAAAAACAATGAGGGTTACATTACCTGGAGAATTCACAATAAAGGATGAAATAATAGACATACACTCATTTAATAAGACAGAACCAATAAGAATTTCAGTGGAAATTGATAAAATAAAAGAAATCAAATATTTTAATCCCCTAACTCAATTAAAAAAAGGAAATTCAATTTCCAAATTTGATATAATTCCCAAAAAAGAAATCATTTGGAATAACGAAAACATAAATAAACTAAAACACCATTTAAAAGAAAATGAATATAAAAAATTATTTGAACAAATTGAAACAAAATATAATGCAAGAGCAGAAGAAATATTTTATCCACTAATAGGAGACACATACCTAAGCCAAGAAATAAATGAAGATACACCTATTGTAAATTTAGAAATACCAAATTTACAAGAAGAGATTAAAAAGATCTATAAAGAGTATGAAAAACTTTATAGCCAAGCAATAAAGTCTGGAAAAAAAACAATTGCACCAAAAGAAATTTTCATAAATTTGAACGATTTAAAATTAAAAACTAATATTTTTATCGTGAAAACCCCTGCAAATATAACAACAAAAGAACTAATAAAATTTAACATAGAAAGTGAGCGTAAATTTTTCTCAAATATCACACTTGCAAAAGAAGAAATACAAAACTGGCTAAACAATGGATTTAAAGTAATCATTGCAGCAGAATCTAATTCACAAAAAGAAAAATTAAAATACATCTTCAAAGATCTGACAAAAATCAAAATTGAAGTTTTAAAAATATCAAGCTCACTTATAATAAACAAAGAAAAAATAGCCATTATCCTTGAATCAGATATTTTTAATAGAAGACAAAAAATAAATAAAGCTTTCGAATCATCAAAAACAAAAATTATTGATTCATTTACTGAAGTAGAAAAAAACAGTCATGTTGTTCACATAAACCATGGAATTGGAATATTTCGGCAGATAAAAAGAATTAAAACGAGTCTTCTTGAAAAAGATTACATTGAAATTGAATACGCAGATAACGAAAAATTATTTATTCCAATCGAACAAACACACCTCATTCAAAGGTATATTGGAAATGAAACTCAAAATATAAAATTAGATAAAATCAGCTCAAAAACCTGGGAAAAGAAAAAAGCTTATGCAAATAAAAGAATCGATGCAATTGCCGATAAACTTGTTGAACTTTACGTGAAAAGAGAAAGTACTAAAGGATTTCAATATCCTCAAGACAATGAATGGCAATTATTATTTGAATCAGAATTTCCATACGATGAAACTCCGGATCAATTAACAGCAATATCAGAAATCAAAAAAGACATGATGAGTTTAAAAGTAATGGATAGACTTTTATGCGGCGATGTTGGATTTGGTAAAACTGAAGTCGCAATGAGAGCTGCATTCAAAGCTGTCATGGGCAAAAAACAGGTAGCAATACTCTCTCCAACAACAATTCTTACAGAGCAACACTTTAATACATTTAAACAAAGATTTAAAAACTTTCCAATCAACATTGAAATGATGAGCAGATTTATAAAAAAATCAAAAGAAAGAGACATTATAAAGAAACTAGAAACAGGAAAAATTGACATAATAATTGGAACACATAAAATACTCTCTAAGAAAATAATATATAAAAATTTAGGACTCATCATAATCGATGAAGAACAAAGATTCGGGGTAAAAGAAAAAGAAAAATTAAAGGAAATAAAAATCTCTGTTGATTGCCTTTCTCTATCAGCAACTCCAATACCGAGATCCCTTCATATGTCATTAATCAAATTAAGAGACATTTCTATCTTAAAAACTCCACCCCAAAATAGAATCAAAATAGAAACTTACGTAGAAGAATTTAGCGAGCTATTGATTAAACACGCAATAGAAAATGAACTTTCTCGAGATGGACAAGTTTTTTTTGTACATCACAATATTCAAGAACTAGATTTAATAAAAGCAATGCTAGAAAAAATGGTTCCTTATGCAAGAATTGCAACCATCCATGCAAGACTTCAAGGTGACCAAATTGAAAATATTATGCATGATTTTATAAATAAATCATATCAGGTATTACTAGCAACAACAATCATTGAAAATGGAATAGATATTGAAAATGCAAATACAATAATAATTAACAATGCGAATAGATTCGGACTTGCACAATTATACCAGCTAAGGGGCAGAGTTGGAAGAAGTTCACAGCAAGCCTTCGCTTATTTCCTATATAAAGAAAATTCAAGTTTAAACGAAAGTGCCATTGAAAGATTAAGAGCAATATCTGAATTTTCAGAACTTGGAACAGGATTTCAAATTGCAATGAAAGATATGGAAATAAGAGGTGTTGGAAACTTACTTGGACCCGAACAACATGGAGATATCGAATCTATTGGACTAGATTACTACTTAACAATGTTAAACAAAGCAATTGAAAAACGAATGGGAAAAAATTCTAAGGAAGACGAAATCACTATTGAAATCAATTACAATGGATTCATCCCCGATAGCTATATAAATAATGAACAAGACAAAATATCAATTTATAAAAAAATCTCAAGGGTTCAAAATGAGGAAGAAAATAACAAAATAAGGGCTGACATTTATGACCAATTTGGACCAATCCCAAAAGAACTTAACAATTTACTTATATTATCAGAACTCAAATTACTTGCAAAAAAACTCAATATTACCAGACTTACAGAGAAAAATGGATTACTTGAAATCGAATATTTAAATACAAAGAGTATTCCTGCCGAAAAAATAATGCAAATCATAAAAGACAATCCTACTACACTGCAAATAAATCCAGAATACAAAAATTCCGTTTTCTTAAACCTAAAACACGTTAAAGAATCAGAAAAAATAAACTGCATATATAAAAATTTGAATCTATTATTATAA